Proteins from a single region of Struthio camelus isolate bStrCam1 chromosome W, bStrCam1.hap1, whole genome shotgun sequence:
- the LOC138064186 gene encoding cell division cycle protein 20 homolog B-like: protein MRGLGKDLKLGRKQNRQRTIKTPDSGRTPYSRFKSSIKKKLTASAPVASSPVVTRWQQLHMRSNTEALHRASQMTDLSASGAPQLINTPGKAPVSSQVPNKLSVKKTGVTLLSGCNVAGLEGRNSSRAEMGERQKCPSQLLMVQEVGYSIAESGGMKICENITCTWKECRKGTRNEFRAVTTMKPFIPLEPEVRLHVAGLRNDYYLNILDWNHENLIAIALGPAAHIWNGRTLQGVESIDLNSSSKYISSLAWIKEGTCLAIGTSDGEVQLWDIETKKRLRNMFGHLSVVGALSWNHYILSSGSRLGSIHHHDVRVAQHHVGTLCQNKQSICSLKWSLTDQLLASGSSDGVLNIWPSDPGVKVQSQPLKTIPHSSAVKAMNWCPWQSKILATGGGMKDGVLRVWDINREKIIQSAATDSQICSLLWLPKTSKLMTGQGLPRNQMTIWNSCRHYLIVVGSAANCLQSTCSQMGMLSRETHYQMQMRFMW, encoded by the exons ATGAGAGGACTTGGAAAAGACCTTAAACTGGGCAGAAAGCAAAACCGACAGAGAACAATTAAG ACCCCAGACTCTGGAAGGACCCCGTACTCCAGGTTTAAGAGTTCCATCAAGAAGAAGCTGACAGCCAGTGCTCCGGTGGCAAGTAGCCCTGTTGTcacaagatggcagcagctgcacaTGAGAAGCAACACAGAGGCTCTGCACAGGGCCTCTCAGATGACAGATCTTAGTGCCTCTGGGGCACCTCAGCTCATCAACACACCTGGGAAGGCTCCAG TGTCATCTCAGGTACCTAACAAACTCTCTGTCAAGAAAACTGGTGTGACTCTACTTAGCGGTTGCAATGTAGCAGGCTTagaagggagaaacagcagcagagctgaaatgGGAGAGAGACAG AAATGTCCTTCTCAGCTTCTGATGGTCCAGGAGGTTGGATATAGCATTGCAGAAAGTGGTGGCATGAAGATCTGTGAAAATATTACTTGCACTTGGAAAG AATGCCGAAAGGGGACACGGAACGAATTTAGAGCTGTTACCACTATGAAGCCTTTCATACCATTGGAGCCAGAAGTGAGGCTTCATGTGGCTGGCTTGCGCAATGATTACT ATCTAAACATACTGGATTGGAACCATGAAAATCTCATTGCTATTGCACTAGGACCTGCTGCACACATCTGGAATGGAAGAACTCTCCAAGGCGTTGAAAGCATTGATTTGAATTCCAGTTCCAAATACATTTCCTCTCTGGCTTGGATAAAAGAGGGGACTTGCCTTGCCATTGGCACCAGCGATGGAGAAGTGCAA CTGTGGGACATTGAAACAAAAAAGAGGTTGAGAAACATGTTTGGTCACCTGTCTGTAGTTGGAGCTCTGAGCTGGAATCATTATATTCTAAGCAG TGGTTCAAGATTAGGATCTATTCACCACCATGACGTTCGGGTTGCTCAGCACCATGTTGGGACTCTTTGCCAGAACAAGCAAAGCATTTGTAGCCTGAAGTGGTCACTAACCGATCAGTTGCTGGCAAGTGGATCTAGTGATGGGGTATTGAATATCTGGCCTAGTGACCCTGGTGTGAAAGTGCAGTCACAGCCACTGAAAACCATACCTCATTCCTCAGCAGTCAAG gctaTGAACTGGTGTCCTTGGCAGTCCAAAATCCTTGCTACAGGAGGTGGAATGAAAGATGGGGTTTTGCGTGTCTGGGACATAAATCGTGAGAAAATCATCCAAAGTGCAGCTACAGATTCTCAG ATTTGTTCCTTGCTGTGGTTACCCAAAACCAGCAAACTGATGACTGGACAAGGCCTTCCTAGAAATCAGATGACAATATGGAA cagctgcagacactATCTCATAGTTGTTGGATCAGCAGCAAACTGTCTGCAAAGCACGTGCAGCCAGATGGGAATGCTCAGCCGTGAGACACATTACCAAATGCAGATGAGATTCATGTGGTAA
- the LOC104146850 gene encoding probable glutathione peroxidase 8, with product MEPLTTTYPLKYSVPKARVFVVFLSMVLCTAVLCLLQLKFFKPKMKDFYSFEVKDSRGRIVSLEKYRGKATLVVNVASYCQHTDKNYIALQELHREFGPSHFTVLAFPCNQFGESEPSSSQEIESFAKGNYGVTFPVFHKIKILGSEAEPAFKFLIDSSKKEPRWNFWKYLVSPEGKVVKFWRPEEPIETIKPEVASLIRQIIMKKKEDL from the exons ATGGAGCCTCTTACAACTACTtatcctttaaaatattcagtgcCCAAAGCCAGggtctttgttgtttttctgtcgATGGTTTTGTGTACTGCAGTTCTCTGCCTACTGCAACTCAaattttttaaacctaaaatgaaagatttttattcttttgaagtCAAGGATTCACGAGGAAGGATTGTTTCCTTGGAAAAGTACAGAGGGAAA GCGACTTTGGTTGTAAACGTGGCCAGTTACTGCCAACACACAGACAAAAATTACATCGCACTGCAAGAATTACACAGAGAGTTTGGTCCCTCCCACTTCACTGTGCTGGCCTTTCCCTGCAACCAGTTTGGAGAATCAGAGCCTAGTTCAAGCCAGGAAATAGAATCTTTTGCCAAAGGAAACTATGGAGTAACCTTCCCTGTTTTCCACAAAATCAAGATTCTAGGATCAGAAGCAGAGCCGGCCTTTAAATTTCTAATAG ATTCTTCAAAGAAAGAGCCTAGATGGAATTTCTGGAAATATCTTGTCAGCCCCGAAGGTAAAGTTGTGAAATTCTGGAGACCTGAAGAGCCCATAGAAACTATCAAGCCAGAAGTAGCATCCTTGATCAGGCAGatcatcatgaaaaaaaaagaagacctcTGA